Proteins from one Bifidobacterium sp. ESL0732 genomic window:
- a CDS encoding glycosyltransferase, protein MKILIINDTATVIGGAASVAIMTARILADAGNEVVFFAAGNDADQSLVRNTNIHLVLTGQPLSLDNSNRAKGAINGLYNHKAKKMLIKCLQNNKGIQLAHVHSWTKALSSSIFSALHIMKVPTVLTAHDYFLNCPNGGLFNYQTNQICLLKPMSIACLTSNCDKRNFIQKIYRVIRQTIQNILITRKQPCIIHVSDFARKRITKDSPKLNGPVINNPVDYQRMVKVHCPSNHVYAYIGRVDQEKGVDLFCQAVSELNLPARVIGTGDQMEQLSEQYPTIEFVGWIPKQQLSSYLKDVRCCVFPSRWYEAAALTPKEIMVGWGIPMIGSDQSSIIEDIRDNINGLLFKTGDIESLINQLRRAEDNTLIDTLQEQIIIERHHNRYQTQKTYLDELLNTYKNLGAK, encoded by the coding sequence ATGAAGATTCTAATTATCAATGATACCGCTACTGTAATTGGAGGAGCGGCATCAGTAGCAATTATGACTGCCCGCATTCTCGCTGATGCTGGTAACGAAGTCGTATTTTTTGCAGCTGGGAACGATGCTGATCAATCTCTTGTTAGAAATACCAACATTCACCTAGTCCTCACCGGTCAGCCATTGTCTTTGGACAACTCGAACCGAGCTAAAGGAGCCATCAACGGGTTGTACAATCATAAGGCCAAGAAAATGCTGATTAAGTGTCTTCAAAACAATAAAGGCATTCAACTAGCTCATGTTCATTCTTGGACAAAAGCTCTTTCCTCATCGATTTTTTCAGCTTTACATATAATGAAGGTACCAACCGTACTTACTGCTCATGACTACTTTTTAAATTGTCCAAATGGAGGCCTTTTCAATTACCAAACTAACCAGATTTGTTTACTCAAACCAATGTCAATTGCTTGTCTGACAAGCAATTGCGATAAACGAAATTTCATTCAAAAAATATATCGAGTTATCCGTCAGACTATTCAGAACATTCTTATCACAAGAAAGCAACCTTGCATCATCCATGTCTCCGACTTCGCCAGGAAAAGAATCACAAAAGACAGCCCTAAGCTAAACGGTCCTGTAATCAATAATCCAGTGGATTACCAACGCATGGTGAAAGTCCATTGTCCGTCAAACCATGTCTATGCCTATATCGGCAGAGTAGATCAAGAAAAGGGAGTTGACCTTTTTTGCCAAGCAGTTTCAGAGCTGAATTTACCAGCAAGAGTGATTGGCACCGGTGATCAAATGGAGCAACTTTCAGAACAATACCCGACAATCGAATTTGTCGGTTGGATACCCAAGCAACAGCTATCATCATATCTCAAAGATGTACGGTGCTGCGTATTCCCATCACGATGGTACGAAGCCGCAGCGCTCACTCCCAAGGAAATCATGGTTGGCTGGGGGATACCGATGATTGGCTCAGATCAATCGTCAATAATTGAAGACATACGCGACAACATTAATGGGCTTCTTTTCAAAACCGGTGATATCGAATCTCTTATTAACCAGCTGCGTAGGGCAGAAGATAACACCCTAATCGATACCTTGCAAGAACAGATTATTATCGAGCGCCATCACAATCGTTACCAAACCCAAAAGACTTATTTGGATGAACTACTTAATACATATAAAAATCTTGGTGCCAAGTAA
- a CDS encoding EpsG family protein: MIYGALVLWFLVSGYCFSFLRPRIRKVVTFLFCAIPASLLLALRSEKVGKDTIAYIISAEVFTSRDGHFAGFGAGFEPADKALVILSSLTSNPGRTFIVVSSLLTIFIAFYAIMVISDKPNIVYCLYFLTTLYFFNLSAVRQSLAVSVIMLAAAVSYKKHWGFAILIVLCACLFHKTALIMLPVFILSRWRIGSTLLLPATVVLTLIACGFKLFDINDIFIKVGYPLYAHSEYAEGVTKLPFVFIVMLFLLYLLFEDYYRRQQKARVNQDSAIENRGSAIELPMVESADSSSLLLNRVILYAACEGIILCGFMFIFGTIFRMEYYILAVIIPLVPSALDKISSQTRKKEIKFFYYAMFIVFFVLFVIGEGNIYGVYQYHLMTIDELNNWHLPIL; the protein is encoded by the coding sequence ATGATTTACGGTGCGTTGGTCTTGTGGTTCTTGGTTTCAGGATATTGTTTTTCCTTCCTTCGGCCCAGGATCAGGAAGGTTGTTACTTTTCTTTTTTGTGCAATTCCGGCGTCGTTGCTTCTTGCTCTACGCTCTGAAAAAGTCGGGAAAGACACAATTGCCTATATAATTTCTGCTGAAGTATTCACGAGTCGCGATGGGCATTTTGCGGGTTTTGGAGCCGGATTCGAACCTGCAGACAAGGCTCTGGTCATATTATCCTCGTTAACAAGCAACCCAGGAAGAACATTTATTGTAGTGTCTTCTCTATTGACTATATTTATCGCCTTTTATGCAATTATGGTTATTTCAGACAAACCTAATATCGTATATTGCCTGTATTTTCTAACCACTTTGTACTTCTTCAATCTTTCAGCAGTACGTCAGTCTTTAGCTGTATCAGTGATCATGCTTGCTGCCGCAGTTTCCTACAAAAAACATTGGGGATTTGCTATTCTTATCGTTTTATGTGCTTGCTTATTCCACAAAACCGCACTTATTATGCTTCCCGTATTCATTCTTTCACGATGGAGAATCGGAAGCACGCTTTTGCTGCCAGCGACTGTTGTATTGACGCTTATCGCATGTGGTTTTAAGTTGTTTGATATTAACGACATATTTATAAAAGTGGGTTATCCATTGTATGCGCACTCGGAATATGCAGAAGGCGTCACTAAATTGCCGTTTGTGTTCATTGTAATGCTTTTCTTACTTTACCTTCTGTTCGAAGATTATTATCGACGACAACAGAAAGCTCGCGTGAATCAGGATTCTGCTATTGAAAATAGGGGTTCAGCTATTGAATTACCGATGGTTGAGTCCGCTGATTCATCAAGTCTGTTGCTCAATAGAGTCATATTGTATGCTGCTTGCGAGGGAATTATACTCTGCGGATTCATGTTTATATTTGGAACCATTTTTAGAATGGAATATTACATATTAGCGGTAATAATCCCGCTTGTTCCTTCAGCGTTGGATAAAATTTCTTCCCAAACGCGTAAAAAGGAAATCAAATTTTTCTATTACGCGATGTTTATTGTATTCTTCGTGCTATTTGTCATTGGCGAAGGCAACATATATGGCGTGTATCAATATCATTTGATGACTATAGATGAGTTGAATAATTGGCACCTCCCTATTCTGTAA
- a CDS encoding DUF4012 domain-containing protein, producing MRESKGRHSGSTKSVHRHHVWPWVLLVIFVLLVALAGVGAYAVKTMYRQAQEVKEHEQNAVTMLSGFSGTDNLNSLNQISQKLSQVQSETQQADDIAHGKLWNLAAKAPYIGNDIKTVQGMTSTVNGIVHDPVPKFINVLDQLKSAKFSDGNGQINLQPALQAQKQIKVANDEMQTQVTAFHKLPSQKARFSMVRNAYDSSDKKLDALAKKVNELSNTFQILPDFLGANQTHHYAIMSMTTSETRSAGGLIGSVGLMTTNNGQIAVGDFKPNADYYPYGAADTNSDERALFTDWGPLNMSFDIRDLAVFPDTARTAQAMQSIWGKTPWGRQQPIDGIVMMDPVFLQELVKVNGNVTLSNGQVLTGDNTAEFLLNTVYKNYSPAAQDVVFGEVASQALSSMFSGLNLNKMAVLTQILGTMSEGRHFSVYSFDQNLEQNYMNSGYTAQAPNSEENPKVGVYVTEQNASKMDWYIHRTSKITKTSTNPSGAQTYHVDYMMTNTISEQELYSVSQYISGMSANMTGLGVEKTLIYAPAGGSISNLKVSGKADAPKEMSLDGKSLFASVATVAPGASVTFSFDVTTSSKTASDLRLDQTPMGWEDSGITYMNY from the coding sequence ATGCGCGAATCAAAAGGCAGGCATTCAGGGTCTACTAAGTCTGTTCATCGTCATCATGTTTGGCCGTGGGTCTTGTTGGTTATATTCGTGCTGTTGGTTGCCTTGGCCGGGGTTGGAGCATATGCTGTCAAGACCATGTATAGACAGGCTCAGGAAGTTAAAGAGCACGAGCAGAACGCTGTGACTATGCTTAGTGGGTTTTCAGGCACGGATAATCTCAATTCGCTTAATCAGATTTCTCAGAAGCTTTCACAGGTACAAAGTGAGACTCAGCAGGCCGACGATATTGCCCATGGTAAGTTGTGGAACCTTGCTGCTAAAGCTCCTTATATTGGTAACGATATCAAAACAGTGCAGGGTATGACTTCCACAGTAAATGGCATCGTCCATGATCCTGTTCCGAAATTTATTAATGTCCTCGATCAGCTTAAGTCCGCAAAATTCAGCGATGGCAATGGCCAAATCAATCTCCAGCCGGCTCTTCAGGCTCAAAAGCAGATAAAAGTTGCTAATGATGAAATGCAGACACAGGTGACAGCGTTCCATAAATTACCTTCGCAAAAGGCAAGATTTAGCATGGTACGTAATGCTTATGATTCTTCTGATAAGAAGCTGGATGCTCTGGCAAAAAAGGTTAATGAGCTTTCTAACACATTTCAAATTCTTCCGGATTTTCTTGGGGCCAACCAAACCCACCACTATGCAATAATGTCAATGACAACTTCAGAAACACGTTCGGCAGGTGGCCTTATTGGTTCCGTCGGGTTGATGACAACCAATAACGGACAAATTGCTGTAGGAGATTTCAAACCCAATGCAGATTATTATCCTTATGGTGCTGCAGATACCAACAGTGATGAAAGGGCTCTTTTCACCGATTGGGGCCCATTGAATATGTCCTTTGATATTCGTGATTTGGCGGTTTTCCCCGATACTGCAAGAACGGCTCAAGCTATGCAATCTATTTGGGGAAAGACTCCATGGGGTCGTCAACAACCTATAGATGGCATAGTGATGATGGATCCTGTATTTTTACAGGAACTTGTTAAAGTGAATGGGAATGTGACTCTTTCTAACGGTCAGGTGCTTACGGGTGACAATACCGCAGAATTTCTGCTTAATACGGTCTACAAAAATTACTCACCTGCGGCTCAGGATGTGGTTTTCGGAGAAGTGGCTTCCCAGGCTCTAAGCAGTATGTTTTCTGGCTTGAATCTAAACAAAATGGCGGTACTTACTCAGATATTAGGCACAATGTCCGAAGGCCGTCATTTCTCGGTTTATTCGTTCGATCAGAATCTTGAACAAAACTACATGAACAGTGGGTACACCGCACAGGCTCCAAATAGCGAAGAAAATCCGAAGGTCGGTGTTTACGTTACAGAACAGAACGCTTCCAAGATGGATTGGTATATTCATCGCACTTCAAAGATTACCAAGACAAGTACAAACCCATCCGGTGCTCAGACTTATCATGTTGATTACATGATGACCAACACCATTTCAGAGCAAGAACTTTACTCAGTTTCACAATATATCAGTGGCATGAGTGCAAACATGACTGGCTTAGGTGTAGAAAAAACGCTTATTTATGCACCTGCTGGTGGTTCTATTTCCAATCTCAAAGTAAGTGGTAAAGCGGATGCTCCCAAAGAAATGTCATTGGATGGGAAATCACTGTTCGCTAGCGTTGCTACAGTAGCTCCCGGAGCGTCGGTTACTTTCTCATTTGACGTAACAACCTCTTCTAAGACAGCTAGTGATCTTCGGCTTGACCAAACGCCAATGGGTTGGGAAGATTCCGGGATTACGTATATGAACTACTAG
- a CDS encoding glycosyltransferase family 1 protein — protein sequence MVDDSPIRILVVSGPLVRGGAETVTMNYYRHFDRDKVQFDFLVPDNGECGAYESEIKELGGIIYKTPPMHDFFHYIFGLRKFFREHKNYKIIHSNIDELSYLPLRVAKQMGIPVRIAHAHTSRTTGKYSLLLNYFRRKLPKYATHYFACSEVAGRWLFGDKAEDDGKVAIIKNSIDLNDYAFSESRRRTERKRLGIRQSEFVVGTVGRLTKVKNQGFLLKIFAEIVKMCPDSLLLIVGDGELREDLQEKSVQLGIQSKVRFTGSVPDDWDYMQAMDAFVFPSLFEGLGMALIEAEVAGLPCFTSDQVPLEADITQEVSFIPINSSPMYWAEQIMMFPKHNRVDHVSDAKAAGMDIVTEAAKLQNFYLTEWEKI from the coding sequence ATGGTAGACGACAGCCCCATCCGGATTTTGGTTGTATCTGGGCCACTTGTCCGTGGTGGTGCAGAAACCGTGACTATGAATTATTACCGACACTTTGATCGAGATAAAGTTCAATTTGATTTTCTGGTGCCTGATAACGGTGAATGTGGTGCTTATGAATCTGAGATTAAGGAACTAGGTGGAATTATCTACAAGACTCCTCCAATGCACGACTTTTTTCATTATATTTTTGGACTTCGGAAATTTTTCCGTGAACATAAAAATTATAAAATTATCCACTCAAATATCGATGAGCTCAGTTATTTGCCATTGCGTGTTGCCAAACAGATGGGAATTCCAGTGCGGATTGCCCATGCTCATACTTCACGAACAACAGGTAAATATTCATTGTTGCTAAACTATTTTCGGCGCAAATTGCCTAAATATGCGACTCATTATTTTGCATGCAGCGAAGTTGCTGGTAGATGGCTTTTTGGCGATAAAGCTGAAGATGATGGGAAAGTCGCCATCATCAAAAACAGCATTGATCTGAATGATTATGCTTTTTCCGAGTCTCGGCGAAGAACCGAACGCAAGCGACTTGGTATTCGGCAGTCTGAGTTTGTCGTTGGTACGGTTGGTAGATTGACGAAGGTCAAGAATCAGGGGTTTCTGCTCAAGATTTTTGCGGAAATCGTCAAGATGTGCCCTGACAGTCTTCTCTTGATAGTTGGAGATGGAGAGTTGCGTGAGGATTTGCAAGAAAAGAGCGTTCAGCTCGGAATACAGTCGAAGGTGAGGTTTACCGGTTCTGTTCCTGATGATTGGGACTATATGCAAGCTATGGACGCATTTGTCTTTCCGTCACTGTTTGAGGGGCTTGGAATGGCACTCATAGAAGCTGAGGTTGCAGGGCTGCCCTGTTTTACCTCTGATCAGGTGCCCCTTGAAGCCGACATAACGCAAGAAGTTTCTTTTATTCCAATCAATTCTTCACCAATGTATTGGGCTGAGCAGATTATGATGTTTCCGAAGCATAATCGTGTGGATCATGTTTCGGACGCTAAGGCTGCAGGAATGGATATTGTCACAGAGGCAGCTAAATTACAGAATTTTTATCTCACGGAATGGGAAAAGATCTAG